ATTATCGCCCGCGCGGCGCCAGGCGCGTATTTCATTATATGAATTCTGGAGTTCGGCCAGCACCTGGCCCGCCCAGCCCCGCTCTTTCTTCCGCGCCAAATCCTCAAGCCGGCGGGACAGGACGGCAATCCGCTCGCACGACACGGATGCCGCGCTTCCCGCCAGTTTATGCGCTGTTGCGCCCAGGCTTTCCAAGCTGCCCGCTTCCAGCAAATCAGCCATTTCAGGGATCAGCCGCAAAGCTTCTTCGCGGAATTTGCCAAGCGCGCTCTCGAAAAGCATCTTGTTCCCGCCGAAAAGAGCCAGCCCCTCGCTGTAGCTTACCAGGCCCGGCTTCCCGCCCGGCGCCGCCGCGACTTCCGCGATTATGCCGAAATATTTATACAAGACCGCCGCAATCATGTTTGTCTTCACGGGTTTGAGCAGAACCTCGTTAAAACCGGCGTCAAGACACCGTTTGTGCACATCCGCGTTGACATTGGCGGTTATGGCGAGCAGCGGCACTTCGGCATAAGCAGGCTGGGTGGCGCGGATTTTGGAAGCGGCCTCGATGCCGTCCATGACCGGCATCTGCAGATCCAGGAAAACAAGATCAAACCGCCCCGTCACACAAGCGTCAAGCGCTTCTCTGCCATCGTTTACAAAAGTCACTTTCTTCAGGCCCAGCTGCTCAAACTGCACGCGGGCCAGATCGCGGCCGACAACCCTGTCCTCGGCGAAAAGAATTTTCAGTTCCTGCGTTTTTTTAGCGGGGTAAATGACATCCTGCCTTGCGGTCACGCCGGCTGACGCGGTTTCCTTTTTCAGGTCACCGGCTATCTTCAGCGGCAGTTTGAACCAGAACACGCTGCCCTGGCCCGGCGCACTGTCGCAGCCGATAACGCCGTTCATCTGCTCGACCAGTTTTTTCGCGATCGAAGTACCCAGTCCGCTGCCTTCATATTTTCGGTTTAAATCAGGCGAAACCTGATAAAAAGGATCGAATATCCGTTCCAGCTTTTCTTTCGCAATCCCGATCCCGCTGTCGCTCACCTTAAACATTATTTCGCATTCCGCTTCACCCGGTTTGGCCAGCCCGACCGATATCTCCACAAAACCCGACTCCGTATACTTCACGGCGTTGCCAACCAGATTGGTAAGAATCTGCTGAACCCGATACGAATCGCCGAGTACAAAATCCGGCACGTCCAGCTCCACATTCACGCCCAGCCGCAGCTGTTTCTTGCCCACCAGCGGCTTGAACACCTCCGCCAGCTCGTGCACCAGACCCGACAGGGAGAACGGAGTGCAGCTCAGCTCGAATTTGCCGGAATCCAGTTTCGACTGGTCGAGAATATCGTTGATCAGCCGCAGGAACGATTCCGATTCGTTCAGGATAATCCGCGCCCTTGTCCGCACTTCCTCCTGCGTGGAGATCTGGATGATATTTTCCGCGAACCCTATAATGGCGTGCAGCGGAGTGCGGATTTCATGCGAAACGTTGGACAGGAACGCGCTTTTCGCATTATTGGCTGATTCAGCCGAATCCTTCGCCTCTTTCAGGAACTGCTCCATTTTCTTGCGTTCTGAAATGTCTATGAACGCCTCCACCAGCACCGGCTCCCCGTCCACAACCAGTTTAGTGACACTCTTGAGGATCGGCGCAAGCCCGCCGTTTTTGCGCACCAGCATGCGTTCCGAACCGTCCACATTCTGCCGCAGATCCGTTATCGGGCACGCGCCCCTTTCAGACGGACAGATGAATTTATGACACTCTTTCCCCACCACGTCTTCCGCCTTTTCGTAACCGAACAGCCGGATCGCCATATTGTTGGCGCTGAGGATTTTATGCTTTTTTTCCGAAATGACCACCACACCGAACGGCATGGCCCAAAGCACCTTGATCAGATTGTCGCTGACATGGGAGAGCGCTTCCTTGGCGTGTTCCAGAATCTTGTTCTGTTCCGCCATTTCCTGGGAGCTTATGTCCAGCACGCGGTCCATAAGCGCGCGGTCGCGGTCAAAATCGTCGTAAGCTTCCGACACCTGTTCCACAAACGGCAGCAGGTGCTCCGGGATATTTTCCCTTACTCCGAAAAAATCCTTGATCTGGCGCAGTAAAAGTTTATTCATCGGACAATGTCGTTATCGTCATGGTTTGGTTATGGTAGACCGGTCCGCCCGCGCGTTCCAGCGGACAGATTTCGCCACGCGAGTAAAACCCGAACATGATCTGGTTGCCGCCGAGCACCCGCACGGCGGCGTCAATCTCGTCTTCGATTCTTTTTTTCATCACGACCTGCCGACCCACGCAGCTGACCAGCAAAGCGAGAAAATTCCTGTTCATATTGATGCCTGCAACGCCTTTGCCCGCCGCGCCAGCCGCCCCTTCCGCCAGCCGCCCGGGATTATATTTCATCAGCCGCACATGCCAGCCCTCCGGCATGTCCGCCGCGAAAATCAGGGCGTTTTTGCTCTCGTCAATCCGGATAACTGACCGCACCCGCCCGCCGGACTCGGCGGTTTCCTTTAACAGCAGCGGAAAATACTGGACGCTGTACTCCAGCCGGTCCGGCTGGCCGCCCAGATATTTACGGTATAACGCCAGAGCAGGCTCTCCGTCAATTTCGTAAACGCAGTTCTCTTCGGACCGGGTTATTTTCCGGTACACTCCGAAAGCATCCCAGCCGCCGCCCGATCCGTATCCGGTTTTGACATTTTTGCCGAACGCCACCGCGATAGCGTGCCGCTCAAGCAGTTCGCCGTCAAGCAGTTCAACCGTTGACTCCGCAACGTCAGCAGAGGCGGTCATCCCCCCGGTCACGGCAATGCCCGGCAGCTGCCGGCCCAGTTCACCGGCAAAACGCGCTCCGTTTATGTGCAGGCCGTCACACAGCACTATTATATGCGAAATATTTTCCCTGCCGGAGAACTGGGCGGCCAGAACCCTGGCCGCTTCCTCGCTTGACGCCTGTGTCAGCGGCGCTTTGGCAAACTGCAGTTCCGGATTGTCAAACTCGGCCGCCGTCGCCACAACCGAGTTTTCGGCAAACCCGTTCTGGTTTATTTCATAGGCCGACGTGCCGCCGAAAAGGTGCGCGCCGGGGAACCTTGCCTTGAAATAGTCCGGCGCCGCGCTGTCGCGCAGCGCCTCATTGCTTCCGAAAACAAACACTAGCTGGGGCTGGAGGCTTTTCTCGCTTACGAGAATTTTCCAGCCGGCCCCGCGTGTCCAGACAATCTGTTCGAATTTCATAGTAAAATCCCGCGCAGCATATTTTTCGCATCGCGACGTGACAGAACCAAATTAAACATGCAGTAAACCAATGCCTACCCGGATACATTATACACAACATTATCCCCGACAGGCCAAATTTACCGGGTTTTCAGCCAG
This genomic stretch from Elusimicrobiaceae bacterium harbors:
- a CDS encoding ATP-binding protein, whose product is MNKLLLRQIKDFFGVRENIPEHLLPFVEQVSEAYDDFDRDRALMDRVLDISSQEMAEQNKILEHAKEALSHVSDNLIKVLWAMPFGVVVISEKKHKILSANNMAIRLFGYEKAEDVVGKECHKFICPSERGACPITDLRQNVDGSERMLVRKNGGLAPILKSVTKLVVDGEPVLVEAFIDISERKKMEQFLKEAKDSAESANNAKSAFLSNVSHEIRTPLHAIIGFAENIIQISTQEEVRTRARIILNESESFLRLINDILDQSKLDSGKFELSCTPFSLSGLVHELAEVFKPLVGKKQLRLGVNVELDVPDFVLGDSYRVQQILTNLVGNAVKYTESGFVEISVGLAKPGEAECEIMFKVSDSGIGIAKEKLERIFDPFYQVSPDLNRKYEGSGLGTSIAKKLVEQMNGVIGCDSAPGQGSVFWFKLPLKIAGDLKKETASAGVTARQDVIYPAKKTQELKILFAEDRVVGRDLARVQFEQLGLKKVTFVNDGREALDACVTGRFDLVFLDLQMPVMDGIEAASKIRATQPAYAEVPLLAITANVNADVHKRCLDAGFNEVLLKPVKTNMIAAVLYKYFGIIAEVAAAPGGKPGLVSYSEGLALFGGNKMLFESALGKFREEALRLIPEMADLLEAGSLESLGATAHKLAGSAASVSCERIAVLSRRLEDLARKKERGWAGQVLAELQNSYNEIRAWRRAGDN
- a CDS encoding FIST N-terminal domain-containing protein, translating into MKFEQIVWTRGAGWKILVSEKSLQPQLVFVFGSNEALRDSAAPDYFKARFPGAHLFGGTSAYEINQNGFAENSVVATAAEFDNPELQFAKAPLTQASSEEAARVLAAQFSGRENISHIIVLCDGLHINGARFAGELGRQLPGIAVTGGMTASADVAESTVELLDGELLERHAIAVAFGKNVKTGYGSGGGWDAFGVYRKITRSEENCVYEIDGEPALALYRKYLGGQPDRLEYSVQYFPLLLKETAESGGRVRSVIRIDESKNALIFAADMPEGWHVRLMKYNPGRLAEGAAGAAGKGVAGINMNRNFLALLVSCVGRQVVMKKRIEDEIDAAVRVLGGNQIMFGFYSRGEICPLERAGGPVYHNQTMTITTLSDE